The following are from one region of the Salicibibacter kimchii genome:
- the nikB gene encoding nickel ABC transporter permease, with the protein MGIYIFRRLLYGFLVLFLMVVFLFVVMRAVPGDAVSLQLEDSGGASEEQIAELEAELGLDQNVAVQLLDWVTGAVQGDLGTSLWTNQPVIEMIADRLPVTLQLTLMSVVLAILIGVPIGVVAAAKHNTIIDHVLRVIAVSGLSIPNFWLGMSILTITAIVFNWIPPIGYQSFMENPFVNLQQMIIPAFCLAVTLCASIARMTRSALLEVLHSDFIRAIRAKGAKERLVILKHALRNSLISIVTLIGLQVGILLGGTVVLEWIFSLPGLGSLIFETVSMRDYPVIQAAVLVFGAMFLLVNLVVDVMYGWIDPRIRHD; encoded by the coding sequence TTGGGTATATATATTTTTAGACGTTTATTATATGGATTTTTAGTCTTGTTTTTAATGGTAGTATTTTTATTTGTAGTGATGCGTGCTGTTCCTGGGGATGCTGTTTCACTCCAACTTGAGGATTCAGGAGGTGCTTCAGAAGAACAAATAGCCGAATTAGAGGCTGAATTAGGCCTTGATCAAAATGTTGCGGTTCAACTGTTAGATTGGGTGACGGGTGCGGTTCAAGGGGATTTAGGAACCTCGTTATGGACCAATCAGCCAGTTATAGAAATGATCGCGGACAGATTGCCTGTTACCTTGCAATTAACATTAATGTCGGTAGTACTTGCTATCCTTATAGGTGTTCCTATAGGCGTTGTGGCTGCTGCAAAGCATAACACGATCATCGATCATGTGTTACGTGTAATCGCTGTGAGCGGTTTATCGATCCCTAACTTTTGGCTTGGTATGAGTATTTTAACGATTACAGCAATAGTTTTTAATTGGATTCCTCCTATAGGTTACCAATCATTTATGGAAAACCCATTTGTCAACCTTCAACAAATGATAATACCAGCATTCTGTTTAGCAGTTACTCTATGTGCCAGTATCGCTCGAATGACACGATCCGCTCTTTTAGAGGTTCTACATTCAGATTTCATTCGAGCAATTCGCGCAAAAGGGGCAAAAGAAAGGTTGGTTATCTTGAAACATGCGTTAAGAAATTCACTTATATCAATAGTTACATTAATTGGCTTACAAGTAGGCATTCTACTTGGAGGAACTGTTGTACTTGAATGGATATTCTCGCTTCCAGGATTAGGTAGTTTAATTTTCGAAACTGTAAGTATGAGAGATTATCCGGTTATTCAGGCAGCTGTACTGGTATTTGGCGCTATGTTTTTGCTTGTCAACCTCGTTGTTGATGTTATGTATGGTTGGATTGATCCGAGAATTCGTCATGACTAA